A window of the Sphaerobacter thermophilus DSM 20745 genome harbors these coding sequences:
- the aroA gene encoding 3-phosphoshikimate 1-carboxyvinyltransferase produces the protein MAQSPRYPDEIEIQPVRAPVDVEVAVPGSKSDTNRALPIAALADGTSVIRGALFSNDTHYMAAALNALGIHVTASREDRTFTVAGAGGSIPARSASLVIGNSGTTARFLTALLALGRGEYVLDGVERMRQRPIQPLLNALQQLGVDAVSIHGTGCPPVRIRANGLRGGHTRLDGRESSQFLSALLMVGPCTPDGLTIDIEGDLVSKPYVDLTASTMAAFGATLTNERYRRFVVPGEQRYRATEYQVEPDASAASYFFALAAVTGGRVRVPGLGSRSLQGDLRFVEVLERMGCTVEMTADATEVRGPERLAGIDVDMNAISDTAQTLAAIAPLASGPVAIRNVAHIRAKETDRISAVVTELRRLGVRVEEMPDGLVVYPSPVRPGRVETYDDHRMAMSFAILGCATPGIRIADPGCVAKTFPEFWDTLAAATAGVR, from the coding sequence TCGCGGTGCCTGGGTCGAAGAGCGACACCAACCGCGCGCTCCCGATCGCCGCCCTTGCGGACGGCACCTCGGTCATCCGCGGCGCGCTCTTCAGCAACGACACGCATTACATGGCCGCAGCGCTCAACGCGCTCGGGATCCACGTCACCGCTTCTAGGGAGGACCGAACCTTCACGGTTGCCGGCGCTGGAGGCTCGATCCCCGCGCGGTCGGCGTCGCTCGTTATCGGCAACTCGGGGACGACCGCCCGCTTCCTGACCGCGCTCCTTGCGCTGGGCCGCGGCGAGTACGTCCTCGACGGCGTCGAACGGATGCGCCAGCGCCCCATCCAGCCGCTCCTCAACGCGCTCCAGCAACTCGGCGTCGACGCCGTTTCGATCCACGGCACCGGCTGCCCGCCGGTCCGTATCCGCGCGAACGGCCTGCGCGGCGGCCACACACGGCTCGACGGCCGCGAGAGCAGTCAGTTCCTCAGCGCGCTCCTCATGGTCGGCCCCTGCACCCCAGACGGCCTGACCATCGACATTGAGGGTGATCTCGTATCGAAGCCCTACGTCGACCTCACAGCGTCGACCATGGCCGCCTTCGGTGCGACCCTGACCAACGAGCGTTACCGCCGCTTCGTCGTGCCTGGTGAACAGCGCTACCGGGCCACCGAGTATCAGGTCGAACCGGACGCTTCTGCGGCCTCCTACTTCTTCGCCCTCGCGGCCGTCACGGGAGGACGCGTGCGCGTGCCCGGCCTCGGGAGCCGGTCACTGCAGGGTGACCTGCGCTTTGTCGAGGTCCTGGAGCGGATGGGCTGCACCGTCGAGATGACCGCCGACGCCACTGAGGTGCGCGGCCCGGAGCGCCTCGCAGGCATTGACGTGGACATGAACGCCATCTCGGACACGGCCCAGACGCTCGCCGCCATCGCGCCGCTCGCGTCGGGGCCGGTCGCCATCCGCAACGTGGCGCACATCCGCGCCAAGGAGACCGACCGGATTTCCGCCGTCGTTACCGAGCTGCGCCGCCTGGGAGTTCGTGTCGAGGAGATGCCGGACGGCCTCGTGGTCTACCCCAGCCCCGTCCGGCCGGGTCGCGTAGAGACGTACGACGACCACCGCATGGCCATGAGCTTCGCCATCCTGGGCTGCGCCACCCCCGGCATCCGCATCGCCGACCCCGGGTGCGTCGCCAAGACGTTCCCCGAATTCTGGGATACGCTCGCCGCTGCCACGGCCGGAGTGAGGTAG